One genomic segment of Natrialbaceae archaeon AArc-T1-2 includes these proteins:
- a CDS encoding V-type ATP synthase subunit F, whose product MSQEIAVVGSPEFTTGFRLAGVRRFENVPDDEKAQELDDAVTDVLDDDGVGIVVMHDDDLEHLSRNVRQDVETSVEPVVVTIGSGTGGGGLREQIKRAIGIDLMEEDNE is encoded by the coding sequence ATGAGCCAGGAGATCGCAGTCGTCGGCAGTCCGGAGTTCACGACCGGATTCCGACTCGCCGGCGTTAGACGGTTCGAGAACGTCCCGGACGACGAGAAAGCACAAGAGTTAGACGACGCGGTGACGGACGTACTCGACGACGACGGCGTCGGGATCGTCGTCATGCACGACGACGACCTGGAACACCTCTCGAGGAACGTTCGACAAGACGTCGAGACGAGCGTCGAACCGGTCGTCGTCACCATCGGAAGCGGCACCGGTGGCGGCGGCTTGCGCGAGCAGATCAAACGCGCGATCGGTATCGACCTGATGGAGGAAGACAACGAATAA
- a CDS encoding V-type ATP synthase subunit C, with protein sequence MSTRASNPEFVNARVRARRAALFADEDYRKLIRMGPSGIARFMEETEYEREINALGTRFSGVDLVEYALNRNLAKHFHDLLEWSEGRLYDLIARYLRKFDVWNVKTIIRGIYTETPPEEIKTDLIRAGELEDNVLDRLVEVDSIDDAIEVLDGTIFHDPLEEAYEEYEQTEMLIPLENALDREFYENLLEDLGRSEEGPEALYVEFLEAEIDFRNARNALRLARSGADLDPAEFYIEGGVLFTEAELSRLVNDYDELVSHIADNQRYGDRLSSALTRLREAESLIQFEHALDAALLEYADRLSSIYPVSVSAVLSYILAKEREVENIRAIARGREVGLTESEIEDELVIL encoded by the coding sequence ATGAGCACGAGAGCCTCGAATCCGGAGTTCGTAAACGCCCGCGTCAGGGCCCGCAGAGCAGCGCTGTTCGCAGACGAGGACTATCGGAAACTCATCCGGATGGGGCCAAGCGGGATCGCGCGGTTCATGGAAGAGACCGAGTACGAACGCGAGATCAACGCACTCGGCACCCGCTTTTCGGGAGTCGACCTGGTCGAGTACGCGCTGAATCGCAACCTCGCGAAACACTTCCACGATCTGCTCGAGTGGTCGGAGGGACGTCTCTACGACCTCATCGCACGGTACCTCCGGAAGTTCGACGTCTGGAACGTCAAGACGATCATCCGTGGCATCTATACGGAGACGCCGCCGGAAGAGATCAAGACCGACCTCATCCGTGCCGGCGAACTCGAGGACAACGTCCTCGACCGGCTCGTCGAGGTCGACTCGATCGACGACGCCATCGAGGTGCTCGACGGGACGATCTTCCACGACCCCCTCGAGGAGGCCTACGAGGAGTACGAGCAGACGGAGATGTTGATCCCGCTCGAGAACGCCTTGGACCGCGAGTTCTACGAGAACCTCCTCGAAGACCTCGGTCGGTCCGAGGAGGGACCAGAGGCGCTGTACGTCGAGTTCCTCGAGGCCGAGATCGACTTCCGGAACGCCCGCAACGCCTTGCGACTCGCCCGCAGCGGCGCAGACCTCGACCCCGCAGAGTTTTACATCGAAGGCGGCGTCCTCTTTACGGAGGCGGAGCTGTCGCGGCTGGTCAACGACTACGACGAACTCGTCAGCCACATCGCAGACAACCAGCGATACGGCGACCGGCTGTCGTCGGCGCTGACCAGGCTACGAGAAGCCGAGAGCCTCATCCAGTTCGAGCACGCACTCGACGCCGCGTTGCTCGAGTACGCCGATCGGCTCTCGAGCATCTATCCGGTCTCCGTCTCCGCGGTGCTGTCGTACATCCTCGCGAAAGAGCGGGAGGTCGAAAACATCCGTGCGATCGCACGCGGTCGCGAGGTCGGCCTCACCGAGAGCGAAATCGAGGACGAACTGGTGATCCTATGA
- a CDS encoding V-type ATP synthase subunit E, with protein MSLDTVVEDIRDEANARAESIRTEGEERADEIVSAAEDDAEEILETAEQEVEREIDQLREQRRSSAKLEAKQKRLEARRNVLGEVREEVERELADLEGETREELTRALLDAARVEFDEGDDVSVYGHGDDQELLESILADYGSYEYAGEYDCLGGVVVESEQSRVRVNNTFDSVLEDVWEENLREISNQLFEQ; from the coding sequence ATGAGTTTGGACACAGTCGTTGAGGACATTCGAGACGAGGCCAACGCGCGTGCGGAGAGCATCCGTACGGAGGGCGAAGAACGCGCAGACGAGATCGTATCGGCCGCCGAAGACGACGCAGAAGAGATCCTCGAAACGGCAGAACAGGAGGTCGAACGCGAAATCGACCAGCTACGTGAACAGCGACGCTCCAGTGCGAAACTGGAGGCAAAACAAAAGCGCCTGGAGGCTCGTCGTAACGTCCTCGGTGAGGTACGCGAGGAGGTCGAACGCGAACTCGCCGACCTCGAAGGCGAGACCAGAGAGGAGCTCACTCGAGCCCTGCTCGACGCTGCACGTGTCGAGTTCGACGAGGGCGACGACGTGTCGGTCTACGGTCACGGTGACGACCAGGAGTTGCTCGAGTCGATTCTCGCCGACTACGGCAGCTACGAGTACGCCGGCGAGTACGACTGTCTCGGCGGCGTCGTCGTCGAGAGCGAGCAGTCCCGGGTCCGCGTGAACAACACGTTCGATTCGGTCTTAGAGGACGTCTGGGAGGAGAACCTCCGGGAAATCAGTAACCAACTCTTCGAGCAATGA
- a CDS encoding V-type ATP synthase subunit I, producing MLRPKRMSKVSVAGSKGVMPEVIETVHELNLVHLSDYDGSWDGFDNGNPIEGADDVSEKLVTVRALESTLGLEADDVTPETPDEDWESRLENVRTRINGLDDQRDELRAELREVDEEIDRVAPFAELGIDLDLLSGYDSVEVLVGEGPHSAVEDALTAEESIRAYETFTGGDVVAIVAAPAEDEDDAEGVIDDALVGIEFDRYAVPETEQSPQQYVGQLEDRRRELETEREEVDAELGQLKRAEGGFLLGLEAELSIEAQRADAPLQFATTKRAFIAEGWIPAERYDEFASALRDAVGDSVEIEQLEVADYEDHAHGAQAHTGSGDGEGEEGDTKATTERTESSKAATDGGRSQNGTVTMDEEPPVVLNNITPAKPFELLVKMVGQPKYSELDPTLFVFLTYPFAFGFMIGDIGYGLLYMLMGWGCWKIFDSDAGKALGTIGIWAGVFTVIFGYLYDDIFGIHMGDVGLEFLPLAGALSKGLQLEQWALLWVILSILFGIVHLNIGLVLGFINELGHGVKAAIYERASWILAMNGLFIWIFSAHALGGKPAFLVGEESILNEFVGFTALPEVAGLAGLAMLLVGVVLIAIGEGIAGVFETPAWAFGHVLSYLRMVAVLLAKGGMAFAVNLLVFGAYDTPEGYTYFNYPGLGIEEISGYEYEMLEPGFAGLVHIDPLIVTIPLAIAVFVLGHILVLLLGITAAGIQMLRLEYVEFFQKFYEGSGEEYDPFGHDGTARTQAD from the coding sequence ATGCTCAGACCTAAGCGGATGAGCAAGGTCTCGGTGGCCGGCTCCAAGGGCGTCATGCCCGAGGTCATCGAGACGGTCCACGAGTTGAACCTGGTGCATCTCTCGGATTACGACGGCTCCTGGGACGGGTTCGACAACGGCAACCCCATCGAGGGAGCCGACGACGTCTCCGAGAAGCTCGTGACCGTCCGGGCACTCGAGAGCACCCTCGGCCTCGAGGCAGACGACGTCACTCCCGAGACGCCTGATGAGGACTGGGAGAGCCGACTCGAGAACGTCCGGACCCGGATCAACGGGCTCGACGACCAGCGAGACGAGCTGCGAGCCGAACTCCGGGAGGTCGACGAGGAGATCGACCGCGTCGCGCCGTTTGCCGAACTCGGGATCGACCTCGACCTGCTGTCGGGATATGACAGCGTCGAGGTCCTCGTCGGCGAAGGACCGCACTCGGCCGTCGAAGACGCACTCACAGCCGAGGAGTCGATCCGTGCCTACGAGACGTTCACCGGCGGCGACGTCGTGGCCATCGTGGCCGCACCGGCCGAGGACGAAGACGACGCCGAGGGCGTCATCGACGACGCGCTCGTGGGCATCGAGTTCGACCGGTATGCGGTTCCGGAGACCGAACAGAGTCCACAGCAGTACGTCGGCCAGCTCGAGGACAGAAGACGCGAACTCGAGACCGAACGCGAGGAGGTAGACGCCGAACTCGGGCAGCTCAAACGCGCCGAGGGCGGCTTTCTGCTCGGGCTCGAAGCGGAGCTGTCGATCGAGGCCCAACGTGCCGACGCACCGTTGCAGTTCGCGACGACCAAACGTGCGTTCATCGCCGAAGGATGGATCCCCGCGGAGCGGTACGACGAGTTCGCTTCGGCACTGCGTGACGCTGTCGGCGACAGCGTCGAGATCGAACAGCTCGAGGTCGCCGACTACGAGGACCACGCACACGGTGCCCAGGCCCACACGGGGTCGGGCGATGGCGAAGGCGAGGAGGGCGACACGAAAGCGACGACAGAGCGCACGGAGTCGTCCAAAGCCGCCACCGACGGCGGCCGGTCCCAGAACGGGACCGTAACGATGGACGAGGAACCGCCGGTCGTGCTCAACAACATCACGCCGGCAAAGCCCTTCGAGTTGCTCGTCAAGATGGTCGGCCAGCCCAAATACAGTGAACTCGATCCCACGCTCTTTGTCTTCCTCACCTACCCGTTCGCGTTCGGGTTCATGATCGGGGACATCGGCTACGGGCTCCTCTATATGCTGATGGGCTGGGGCTGTTGGAAGATCTTCGACTCCGACGCCGGGAAGGCCCTGGGAACGATCGGCATCTGGGCCGGCGTGTTCACCGTCATCTTCGGCTACCTCTACGACGACATCTTCGGCATCCACATGGGCGACGTCGGCCTCGAGTTCCTCCCGCTTGCCGGCGCGTTGAGCAAGGGGCTCCAGCTCGAGCAGTGGGCGCTGCTGTGGGTTATCCTGAGCATCCTGTTCGGGATCGTCCACCTCAACATCGGCCTGGTGCTTGGCTTTATCAATGAGCTCGGTCATGGCGTGAAGGCGGCGATTTACGAGCGAGCATCGTGGATCCTCGCGATGAACGGCCTGTTCATCTGGATCTTCAGCGCCCACGCTCTCGGCGGAAAACCCGCGTTCCTCGTCGGAGAGGAGAGCATCCTCAACGAATTCGTCGGTTTCACTGCCCTGCCCGAGGTCGCCGGACTCGCCGGCCTCGCGATGTTACTCGTCGGCGTCGTCCTGATCGCCATCGGAGAGGGGATCGCCGGCGTGTTCGAGACGCCCGCCTGGGCGTTCGGACACGTTCTCTCGTACCTGCGGATGGTCGCCGTCTTGCTCGCGAAGGGTGGGATGGCCTTCGCGGTGAACCTGCTGGTCTTCGGTGCGTACGACACGCCTGAGGGGTACACCTACTTCAACTACCCCGGGCTGGGCATCGAGGAGATCTCCGGCTACGAGTACGAGATGCTCGAGCCCGGCTTCGCCGGACTCGTCCACATCGATCCGTTGATCGTTACGATCCCGCTCGCGATCGCCGTGTTCGTGCTCGGGCACATCCTGGTGCTCCTGCTCGGGATCACCGCGGCAGGCATCCAGATGCTGCGTCTGGAGTACGTGGAGTTCTTCCAGAAGTTCTACGAGGGCAGCGGCGAGGAGTACGATCCGTTCGGTCACGACGGCACTGCTCGAACGCAGGCCGACTGA
- the ahaH gene encoding ATP synthase archaeal subunit H: MPRPEVLERLQSAEEEADDIVAQAEADRDERIAQARERAEQIRSEAEQEARELKEQRLEKAREEIDEECQQLLAEGEDERRKLEERAETRIDEVTEHVVSLFQEDVHAQT; encoded by the coding sequence ATGCCGAGGCCAGAGGTTCTCGAACGACTCCAGTCGGCGGAGGAGGAGGCCGACGACATCGTCGCACAGGCAGAGGCCGATCGCGACGAGCGAATAGCCCAGGCCCGGGAGCGCGCCGAACAGATCCGCTCTGAAGCCGAGCAGGAAGCGCGTGAACTGAAAGAACAGCGACTCGAGAAGGCCCGCGAGGAGATCGACGAGGAGTGTCAACAGCTCCTCGCGGAGGGCGAAGACGAACGCAGGAAACTCGAAGAACGCGCCGAAACGCGAATCGACGAGGTGACAGAACACGTCGTGTCCCTGTTCCAGGAGGACGTCCATGCTCAGACCTAA
- a CDS encoding methyltransferase domain-containing protein — translation MGILENKARARLFYKYLSTVYDRINPFVWTEEMRTEALSLLEFPDDATVLDVGCGTGFATEGLLEHVDEVYALDQSEHQLEQAYAKFGKRGSVNFHRGDAERLPFATDTFDVVWSSGSIEYWPNPILALREFRRVLKPGGQALVVGPNTPDNPVTKRLADAIMLFYDEYEADRMFKTAGFEDVRHLFQGPSYNPDVAITTVARAPETGRS, via the coding sequence ATGGGAATCCTCGAGAACAAGGCCCGTGCCCGGCTGTTCTACAAGTACCTCTCGACGGTGTACGACCGGATCAACCCGTTCGTCTGGACCGAGGAGATGCGAACCGAGGCGCTCTCTCTCCTCGAGTTTCCCGATGACGCGACGGTACTCGACGTCGGCTGTGGCACCGGCTTCGCCACCGAGGGACTGCTCGAACACGTCGACGAGGTCTACGCGCTCGACCAGAGCGAACACCAACTCGAGCAGGCCTACGCGAAGTTCGGCAAGCGGGGCTCGGTCAACTTCCACCGTGGCGACGCCGAACGACTGCCGTTTGCGACCGACACGTTCGATGTCGTCTGGTCGTCGGGTTCGATCGAGTACTGGCCGAACCCGATCCTCGCGCTCAGGGAGTTTCGCCGCGTACTGAAACCCGGCGGCCAGGCACTCGTCGTCGGACCGAACACGCCCGACAACCCGGTCACGAAGCGACTCGCCGACGCGATCATGCTCTTTTACGACGAGTACGAGGCCGACCGGATGTTCAAGACTGCCGGGTTCGAAGACGTCAGGCACCTGTTTCAGGGGCCGTCGTACAACCCCGACGTCGCGATTACGACGGTTGCTCGCGCACCGGAGACCGGACGGTCGTAG
- a CDS encoding type IV pilin N-terminal domain-containing protein, with protein MSPSDIGITDRNRSVSPAVGVVLLVAITVVIAGVVAASVGAWSLPSPGPNAAFSLAVETDGTVTIEHVAGDPVDVEELTVTVEVDGEPLAHQPPVPFVGATGFENAPSGPFNAATESQWTTGERATFVVASTNEPTIEAGDEVTVRLAVDGQTVATLEATAT; from the coding sequence GTGTCGCCGAGTGACATCGGGATCACCGACCGAAACCGAAGCGTAAGCCCCGCCGTCGGCGTCGTGTTGCTCGTCGCGATCACCGTCGTTATCGCAGGGGTCGTCGCTGCGAGCGTCGGCGCGTGGTCGCTCCCGTCGCCCGGCCCAAACGCGGCGTTTTCCCTCGCAGTCGAGACGGACGGGACGGTAACGATCGAGCACGTCGCCGGCGATCCCGTCGACGTCGAAGAACTCACCGTCACGGTCGAGGTCGACGGCGAACCGCTCGCTCATCAACCGCCGGTTCCGTTCGTCGGAGCGACGGGCTTTGAAAACGCGCCGAGTGGGCCGTTCAACGCGGCGACGGAGTCGCAGTGGACGACCGGCGAACGAGCGACGTTCGTGGTCGCCTCGACGAACGAACCGACGATCGAGGCCGGCGACGAGGTCACCGTCCGACTCGCCGTCGACGGACAGACAGTGGCGACGCTCGAGGCGACGGCGACGTGA
- a CDS encoding DUF7096 domain-containing protein codes for MTNAASALLALLLALSLPAITVVSAAPLASHAMSPDPTTAEETTNRLALHEDAESGYAGTGPDLGTALATQDDELRVDYDLFVAEDEFVDRTFEEQQEAVDAGHERIRDRIDDLEDREREAIRRHAEGELSDAELIRTFVRNTNEAAALEDALNRLDDRADRVPGYSISVDSDQARLERHESATRTRLDAASHNLGGPTSVDVVVDTSEDGYTIGAIDGGTYVRETTRFDNRDATEPDQFETPGAAEEYVLQQYPWAADNLADGSRGTVGFPAANLYRTSLPTVQGDLTVYLDGGTGDVHREVQELAVEELPTTPADRTWTNDSLELSVNETPANGPLEVTVTDRETDEPVDATIVVDDYEVDETDDGTLWVVPPASEFELTAATAEGNVTATLPDS; via the coding sequence ATGACCAACGCGGCTTCAGCCCTCCTCGCGTTGCTTTTAGCCCTGTCGTTGCCAGCCATCACCGTCGTCTCGGCCGCGCCGCTTGCCAGTCACGCGATGTCGCCGGATCCCACCACGGCCGAGGAAACGACGAACAGGCTCGCCCTCCACGAGGACGCCGAAAGCGGTTACGCCGGCACCGGTCCCGACCTCGGGACGGCGCTTGCGACCCAGGACGACGAACTCCGGGTCGACTACGACCTCTTCGTCGCCGAGGACGAGTTCGTGGATCGTACGTTCGAAGAGCAACAGGAGGCAGTCGACGCCGGACACGAACGGATCCGCGACCGGATCGACGACCTCGAGGATCGCGAACGGGAGGCGATACGCCGCCACGCCGAGGGCGAGCTCTCGGACGCGGAGTTGATCCGGACGTTCGTTCGCAACACGAACGAGGCCGCCGCGCTCGAGGACGCTCTGAACCGGCTCGATGACCGTGCCGACCGAGTGCCCGGCTACTCCATCTCGGTCGACTCCGATCAGGCACGACTCGAACGCCACGAGAGCGCCACCCGGACGCGACTCGACGCGGCGAGTCACAACCTTGGCGGGCCGACGTCGGTCGACGTCGTCGTCGATACGTCCGAGGACGGCTACACGATCGGCGCGATCGACGGCGGGACGTACGTCCGCGAGACGACGCGGTTCGACAACCGCGACGCTACCGAGCCCGATCAGTTCGAGACGCCCGGAGCGGCAGAGGAGTACGTCCTCCAGCAGTACCCGTGGGCGGCCGACAACCTCGCCGACGGCTCGAGAGGGACCGTCGGATTCCCGGCAGCGAATCTCTACCGGACCAGCCTCCCGACCGTCCAGGGCGACCTCACGGTGTATCTCGACGGCGGGACCGGCGACGTCCACCGCGAAGTTCAGGAACTGGCCGTCGAGGAGCTTCCCACGACGCCCGCCGATCGAACGTGGACGAACGACTCGCTCGAGCTGTCGGTCAACGAGACGCCAGCTAACGGCCCGCTCGAGGTGACCGTCACCGACCGCGAGACGGACGAACCGGTCGACGCGACGATCGTCGTCGACGACTACGAAGTCGACGAGACGGACGACGGCACGTTGTGGGTGGTACCGCCAGCGAGCGAGTTCGAGCTGACGGCGGCGACGGCAGAGGGGAACGTGACGGCGACGCTGCCGGATTCCTGA
- a CDS encoding phytoene/squalene synthase family protein gives MTTGQTGRATDADMEWCYEAVHGVSRTFSITVDRLEEPMARHICLGYLLCRVADTIEDAGHVPPETQTELLSTYDRLLDPEDSLAVETFMDDVEPWIPEERTDDWDVVANTPRVLATFESLEAEPREIMRDPVRELVDGMAMFTDRYADEGGLRLQTVEELEEYCWYAAGTVGTLITGLVARGTSPDRARELRENARSFALLLQLVNIAKDVEPDYREENNVYLPAEWLAEENVDVDCVVEADNHGGVTDVVRRVTGRAERYLDDAQRYLEVLPEHRGNTLSAWAIPYLLAVGTLRELRERPEDVVREGNVKVSRAEVYALLQQFEDGVTHASIGDLREEMAEKPLHR, from the coding sequence ATGACGACGGGACAGACCGGGCGTGCAACCGACGCCGACATGGAGTGGTGTTACGAGGCGGTTCACGGCGTCTCGCGGACGTTCTCGATCACTGTCGACCGACTCGAGGAGCCGATGGCGAGACACATCTGTCTCGGGTATCTCCTCTGTCGAGTTGCCGACACGATCGAGGACGCCGGTCACGTCCCGCCCGAGACACAGACCGAACTCCTCTCGACGTACGATCGGCTGCTCGACCCCGAGGACTCACTCGCGGTCGAGACGTTCATGGACGACGTCGAGCCATGGATTCCCGAAGAGCGCACCGACGACTGGGACGTCGTCGCGAACACGCCCCGCGTGCTGGCGACCTTCGAGTCGCTCGAGGCAGAGCCCCGCGAGATCATGCGCGACCCCGTCCGAGAACTCGTCGACGGGATGGCGATGTTCACCGACCGCTACGCCGACGAGGGCGGGCTTCGCTTACAGACCGTCGAGGAACTCGAGGAGTACTGCTGGTACGCCGCCGGCACCGTCGGCACGCTCATCACGGGACTGGTCGCTCGCGGTACCTCGCCCGATCGGGCCAGAGAGCTGCGCGAGAACGCCCGCTCGTTCGCGCTCCTGTTACAGCTCGTCAACATCGCCAAAGACGTCGAGCCCGATTATCGCGAGGAGAACAACGTCTACCTCCCCGCGGAGTGGCTCGCCGAGGAGAACGTCGACGTCGACTGCGTCGTCGAAGCGGACAATCACGGCGGCGTGACAGACGTCGTCCGGCGCGTGACCGGTCGTGCCGAACGGTACCTCGACGACGCCCAGCGCTATCTCGAGGTGTTGCCCGAACACCGCGGCAACACCCTCTCGGCGTGGGCGATTCCCTACTTGCTCGCCGTCGGTACGCTCCGCGAACTTCGCGAGCGGCCGGAGGACGTCGTCCGCGAGGGTAACGTCAAAGTTTCGCGCGCGGAAGTGTATGCCCTGCTCCAGCAGTTCGAGGATGGCGTCACACACGCGAGCATCGGTGATCTCCGCGAGGAGATGGCAGAGAAACCGCTGCATCGCTGA
- a CDS encoding 3-hydroxyacyl-CoA dehydrogenase family protein, with product MVRDTIDRIGVVGAGTMGNGIAQVAATNGYDVVMRDIEEAFVENGFDSIEGSLERFDSKGHLDESPEAIVERIEGTTSLADLAGCDVVVEAALEEMDVKQDIFADLEEIVDEDVLLGTNTSTLSVTSIASATETPGRVVGLHFMNPVPIMEGVEIVVGEKSADAAVELAHDLAEDLGKTTWESDDKPGFVTNRILMPWINEGIRAYDEGVATKEDIDAGMELGTNVPMGPLTLADQIGLDICLHASETLHEELGDRYKPAYLLKRKVEAGELGKKTGKGFYEYD from the coding sequence ATGGTGCGTGATACCATCGACCGGATCGGCGTCGTCGGCGCAGGAACGATGGGCAACGGCATCGCCCAGGTCGCTGCCACGAACGGCTACGACGTCGTGATGCGTGACATCGAAGAAGCGTTCGTCGAAAACGGGTTCGACTCGATCGAGGGGAGCCTCGAGCGGTTCGACTCGAAAGGCCACCTCGACGAATCGCCCGAGGCGATCGTCGAACGTATCGAGGGGACGACGTCGCTTGCCGACCTCGCGGGCTGTGACGTCGTCGTCGAGGCGGCACTCGAGGAGATGGACGTCAAACAGGACATCTTCGCCGACCTCGAGGAGATCGTCGACGAGGACGTCCTGCTTGGAACGAACACGAGCACGCTCTCGGTCACGTCGATCGCATCCGCCACGGAGACGCCCGGGCGGGTCGTCGGTCTGCACTTCATGAACCCCGTTCCGATAATGGAAGGGGTCGAAATCGTCGTCGGCGAGAAAAGCGCCGACGCGGCCGTCGAGTTAGCCCACGACCTCGCCGAGGACCTGGGGAAGACGACCTGGGAGTCCGACGACAAGCCCGGCTTCGTCACCAACCGCATCCTGATGCCCTGGATCAACGAGGGAATCCGCGCCTACGACGAAGGTGTCGCCACGAAAGAGGACATCGACGCGGGGATGGAACTGGGGACGAACGTCCCGATGGGGCCGCTGACGCTTGCCGACCAGATCGGGCTGGATATCTGTCTGCACGCCTCCGAGACCCTCCACGAGGAGCTGGGCGATCGCTACAAACCGGCGTACCTCCTCAAACGCAAGGTCGAGGCCGGCGAACTCGGCAAGAAGACGGGGAAAGGCTTCTACGAGTACGACTGA
- a CDS encoding DUF7409 domain-containing protein, which produces MTEHVVDDTEPTVRTLDADERASLEDAGIEPDAVLEKECSYRTLLDAGVEEGVATALRRRLSLPWSFESDGDLDRRSSEIRGLGEEERAWIAASADEEWQAFEAARSRAEDEPTPSDEEERPYPRPTPVTAVTAVGPDDASRLAEAGVVSAERLATIDATAVARALELDILHVRTWRHNARELVAD; this is translated from the coding sequence GTGACAGAACACGTCGTCGACGACACGGAACCGACCGTCCGAACGCTCGACGCCGACGAGCGAGCGAGCCTCGAGGACGCAGGTATCGAGCCCGACGCCGTCCTCGAGAAGGAGTGTTCCTACCGGACCCTGCTCGATGCTGGCGTCGAGGAGGGGGTCGCAACGGCGCTCCGGCGGCGGCTCTCGCTGCCGTGGTCGTTCGAGTCCGACGGCGACCTCGACCGGCGTTCGAGCGAGATTCGCGGCCTCGGCGAGGAGGAACGGGCCTGGATCGCCGCAAGCGCCGACGAGGAGTGGCAGGCGTTCGAGGCGGCGCGCTCGCGAGCCGAGGACGAACCGACGCCGTCGGACGAGGAGGAACGGCCGTACCCACGACCGACGCCGGTGACCGCCGTCACGGCCGTCGGTCCCGACGATGCGTCTCGTCTCGCCGAGGCAGGCGTCGTCTCCGCCGAACGGCTCGCGACGATCGACGCCACCGCAGTGGCACGGGCACTCGAGTTGGACATCCTTCACGTCCGGACCTGGCGACACAACGCGCGAGAACTCGTCGCCGACTGA
- a CDS encoding class I fructose-bisphosphate aldolase has protein sequence MIPIDDSPIVRDGKVLILAMDHGLEHGPVDFDEVPEKLDPSTVFETATHDAVTAMAVQKGVAEGYYPSYEDDVNLLAKINGTSNLWMGEPDSAVNWSVDYAAELGADAVGFTLYGGSNHEVEMAEEFRDVQEAAREHDLPVVMWSYPRGQGLKNDTKPSTISYATRIGLELGADVAKVKYPGNKEAMAHAVDCAGDMKVVMSGGSKTSDYEFLSTVEAVIDAGASGLAVGRNVWQREDPTRILDALEKVIYEGETADAALEATE, from the coding sequence ATGATTCCGATCGACGACTCCCCGATCGTCCGTGACGGTAAGGTACTCATTCTGGCGATGGACCACGGTCTCGAGCACGGACCGGTAGATTTCGACGAGGTACCGGAGAAACTCGATCCGTCGACGGTGTTCGAGACGGCGACTCACGACGCCGTCACCGCGATGGCCGTCCAGAAAGGCGTCGCCGAGGGCTACTACCCCAGCTACGAGGACGACGTCAACCTGCTGGCGAAGATAAACGGGACGTCTAACCTCTGGATGGGCGAGCCCGACTCGGCGGTCAACTGGTCGGTCGACTACGCTGCCGAGCTCGGTGCCGACGCCGTCGGCTTTACGCTCTACGGCGGCTCGAACCACGAGGTCGAGATGGCAGAAGAGTTTCGCGACGTCCAGGAAGCCGCCCGCGAGCACGACCTGCCGGTCGTCATGTGGTCGTATCCGCGCGGCCAGGGGCTGAAAAACGACACCAAACCCTCGACGATCTCGTATGCGACCCGCATCGGCCTCGAGCTCGGTGCCGACGTCGCGAAGGTCAAATATCCCGGCAATAAGGAGGCGATGGCCCACGCCGTCGACTGCGCCGGCGACATGAAAGTCGTCATGAGCGGCGGCTCGAAGACCTCCGATTACGAGTTCCTCTCGACGGTCGAGGCCGTTATCGACGCCGGGGCAAGCGGCCTCGCGGTCGGCCGCAACGTCTGGCAGCGCGAGGACCCCACGCGGATCCTCGACGCCTTGGAGAAGGTCATCTACGAGGGCGAAACCGCAGACGCCGCCCTCGAGGCGACCGAGTAG